From the Centropristis striata isolate RG_2023a ecotype Rhode Island chromosome 5, C.striata_1.0, whole genome shotgun sequence genome, the window taccgtaatattagaaaaagtcgcaccttatttattacggtaaagttctggccggtttattaccgtaaaaaaaagattttttttttttttttttttacagtgtatgtttgcTCCTGCACAGTCAACAGGGGAGGAGGACGCAGTCTGAGAGCGGAGATACGGGCTCGAAAATGGGAAGAAAGAGCGAATTATCCGCCTGGAGGAAGCTGCCACATAACTAACGTGGTCACAGGCAGATAAGGAGAGAAACTCCAAATGCTATTTACTGTGTGTTCCGCCTAACCCAAGGACGTACGAGGAAGGAAAACACAGGCGAGACCGGGGACGAGGTGCAGGATTTGGATTACCAGAGCCAGGAATGGGCTGTTAGAAATAAACCTAACGAGATATGAGCTGGGAACACGTTTGGATACCATGCCTTGAACACTAAAAGACAAATTATCCCTGGATaaactgcagcagcacgtcagaaAGAAAGGCCTCCTCTGATGGAGCACTGTGCGCTTTAATCCAGCCAGAAACCTCCCTGACAGGCAGCGACGAGCTACGGCAAAGGGTGAGGTACTGAAGTAATAAAGGGGGGAAGTACTTATAGCAAAATATTGACGCGAAATGTATCAAAATCTAAATGTTGCGAAATCGCTGATTTCCCCCTTTTGCTCCTGTGGAGAATGGCTGTGTCCAAATATCGCCGAGCAGCAGCTGTGATAACGTTTGTTCCACTCCTTcagtttttcttcctctctttttctgttcaACAGGACGCTTTATTCACAATTGAAGGGATATATGGGATCACAAGGTAACCTCTCAGTCTGAAGAAGTGTCACTCTTGTATTTGCATGTGGGTGTCGCTGGGTTTTCATGGGTTTTTTTGCGCGAATGACGAGATTTAGTTTCCTTTGTTTACAGTCTGAATCTGTGAACAGCTGATACGTCCTCAGCAATGCCGCGATACTTACTGCCTGTTGGAGCTCCAGCTCTCTGACGTACTGCAGACACTGCAAATAGCTCACATTTTAGCTTCACTTTAGCATGCAAACAACACATCTGGGATATATGTTGTGCTGATTTTGATTTGCATTGACTGAGCTTTTAGGCAATGgagataacaataaaaaaagtagcagcacactgcaaaaaaggtgtctaaaaaccagataaaaacagtaaatctgagggaaatgatcttgctgcatggacagataatttcacttgacaagatttcttaaattaagattgttatatctagaaataagcatgttgaaagcttaaaataagaaattaactcttaaaacaggaTAAATTATCCAATatctaaagttgttgtttttttttatcttggtaagaaacaaataatcatcaggtcactctgcttgggccagttcattgctgcttgcagctttaatttgatctcttttgtacattttttgtatttttttggtcattttgtgaccaaaagaagatgttgaaagacataaaatggccaaaaagacacaaaatgaccaaaaaaagacacagaaaagacaaaaaatacacaaaagaagacacaaaaaaaccccaaaagacacaaaaaagacactaaaagacagaaaatgaccataaacacataaaaagacaaaaaaacgaaaaaaaaacaaaacgttttttatcttggtaagaaacaaataatcatcaggtcactctgctcgggccagttcatcgctgcttgcagctttaatttatcttgttttaagagttagtttcttattttatgtgtacaacatgcttatttcgcatgttgtacacttaaaaaaagaaattaactatatatatcctttatttaaccaggtaaaagtctcgttgagattaaaaaatctcttttccaagaaaGACCTGCCCAAGAAAGCACCATATAAAGTGACaagtttaaacacagttaacataaacaattgaatacaaatacagcatcacaacactgaaggagcctcagtagagcaGTCACACTCACCaggggaaattatttctttatcctttagaatcgatttaaattcaccaattgtgaatctaaaacaagataaattaaagctgccagcagcgatgaactggcccgagcagagtgacctgatgattatttatttcttaccaagataaaaaaaacctttagatttagaaatgtcagataattcatcttgttttaagagttaatttcttattttaagtgttcaacatgcttatttctagatttaataatctttctttaagaaatcttgtcaaggtaaattatctgtccatggagcaagatcatttccctcagatttactgtttttatctggtttttagacaccattTTTCTGCAGTGCATAAACTAAAACACTCTTGTAGCACCTCTGAACAAAACATAGCATCAGACATTCCCcataatgcatttaaaaaaagccaaattgtaGCAACTACCAACACTGTATTTacaaacctggtctcacaggaatccgtgaaagagccacggattcgcttaactcaaaatccgtggaatagccacggaatcactcaaatttccgtgaaactgacatggatttcgctacaatgcaagttaatgatatcccgtggctattccatggatattttttcctattggtttgttccaagtcacgtgactttcaaggtcccggcggtcagaacaaaaaacatggcggacagttctctcatttttagtgaaaaaaatcaatattttgacttagtttctgcatagaaatggattttgatcacatttctagcgaagaatatacgttttattttctaaatattcactcagtgaatgtacataatcactttgtatgttggaatagccacgggatatgactgtcattaacttgcattgtaaaaaaagacacaaaattacccaaaaaagacaaaattacttaaaaaaagacacaaaattacttaaaaaaagacaaaagtacaaaaaaaagacaaattactaaaaaaagacacaaaattaccacactACGGAcacttctctcatttttagtgaatagatcaatattttgactaaaaatggattttgatcacatttctagcgagaaatatatgttttattttctattgcattgtagcgaaatccgtgtcagtttcacggaaatttgagtgattccgtggctattccactgattttgagttaagcaaatcagtggttatttcacggattcctgtgagaacATGTTGGTATTTCCATCCACACATGTGCAAATTGTTTAGTTTCTGGTTTCTCCAACAATATGCTGATGATGTTGTGCTCTCCGTGCAGTTTCCTCTGATGAGATGAGTGTGCGTGCTGGCCAGGGCAGTGATGAGGTGCTGGTTTCTCAGGCGGTGTGGGATTACCTGGCTGCAGCCGGGCGGCCCTGGCTCATTGACTTCCAGCACAAGCAGGGGATGAGCGCCGGGATCATTAGGCGAGGGGAGAGGGGGGGCTGCTGCGCCGTCAGGCTGCAGCCGGTGGAcggtggcggcggcggcggctcCAGGAACGGAGGAGGGGGGGCCGCCGGGCTGATGGATGATGGACCCATCTCCAGCGAGACGCGAAAGGCCTTCATTGACTTATGCCGCTGTGCCCGCAAAGAAATGAGCAAACAGGACGGGGGATCCAAGAGGAAGCGGGCCCTGCTGCCCTGCGTGGGGGTCCTGGAGCCCAACGGGGAGGGCAGCCTGCTGCAGCCGCCCCCTCCCCAGCCCCGGCGCTCccagaggcagcagcagaggTTCAGGAAGCCTGCAGACGAGGAGGCGTGCGCCATGCTCCACGAGGCGTCCCACAGGAAGGACGTGGACCCCGGCTTGGCTTCACACAGCGACGTGGAGGACAACAGCACTTGTTCCATCTGCATGGGGGACGTGGTGGAGAAGACCACCCTGGAGAAGTGCGGCCACTCGTTCTGCCGCTCCTGCCTGGATCAGGCCTTCAAGGTGAAGAAGGCGTGTCCTGTGTGTCGGCTGGTGTACGGACAGCTGATCGGGAACCAGCCGGCCAACGGGACCATGATTGTAGAGCGAGATCCTGATCTGGAGCTTCCTGGACACGAAGGATTCGGCTGCATCTGCATAATCTACAGCTTCCCTCCTGGCCTCCAGGCGGTGAGTCAGACACCAGCAAGTATACATGAGGGTTGTCACGATGCTACGATtatcaactcgataccgatactcaggaaaatattcgatactcgataccattttcgataccacaaggataaaaacaaagaccccaaaatttaacagaaatattttttattaacaagaaaaatgcaacatgtaaaaatgaacagaaccacaggttaaatatttataataaaaaacagttgtgcaaaaagaaactgcaactatgataacaagcttcaggtctgaggtagtgcaaaaaataaataaatacaataaacaataacaattagaacaatattttgcggttgtatgctgtgcacaaaattagaacaatattttgtatgctatgcacaatattaggcaagcttgataagtcgacttttctctgcttcattctgggacttcaagagagaaaataacacttttcatcgatacttttgaaaatgagtatcgataccggatacaacattttagtatggaTACtattttgagtatcgatacttttgacaaccctagtatagATGCCACTCTGTGTTACTggaacatttaaacacagttaacataaacaattaaatacaattgaaTACAAATAGAGCCATCACAAtaacactgaaggagcctcagtagagacttatacAGAGCAGTCACAATGACCaagggtctttttgtgtctttttttagcgtctttttttggtctttttttgtctttttttatcttttttttgccattttgtcttttacatcttcggagggaaatgatcttgctgcatggacagataacttcacttgacaagatttcttaaattaagattattaaatctagaaataagcatgttgaacacttaaaataagaaattaactatatatatcctttatttaagcaggtaaaagtctcattgagattaaagaATCTCTTCTCCAAGAGAGGCCTGGCCAagaaagtgacaagttacaacatttaaacacagttaacatgaacaattaaatacaattaaatacaaatccagCCATCACAGCAGCACTGAAGGAGCCTCAATAGAGACTAATACGGAGCAGTCACACTCACTAAGAGAAACTTacgtctgttgtgtctttttttttgtctttttaaaaatctttttatgtgttttttgggttggtctttttgtgtctttttgtttgtattttttgtctttttttggtaattcagtgtcttttttttggccattttgtctttttacatcttttttggtcacaaaatgaccaaaaaagacagaaaaatttacaaaagagataaaattaaggctgcaagcagtgatgaactggcccgagcagagtgacctgatgattatttgtttcttaccaagataaaaaaaactttagatttagaagtgttagatcattgatcttgttttaagagttaatttctaattttaagtgttcatcatgcttatttctagatttaataatcttaatttaagaaatcttgtcaaggtaaattatctgtccatgcagcaagatcatttccctcagatttactgtttttatgtttttttagacacaccttttttgcagtgtataaagcTAATTTTATAGTATTTTAAATGCTGTGTTCTTCTCTGTCTTTGCTAACACTAATGCTGCCATGTGTTGATCAGTGTAATAGTGTGACAGCATTAGAAAGACTGTATGTTCCCACCTACATGTGTGCAAATGCGTCATCTTTTATGGGTCGAAGTTCTATAATGGAActgaaaatatctttttttttaagccctTGTTTGATGAACGCCAACTTCTTTCAAACTCAGTGACTCCAGTTTGTAACACAGTCAATCTGTTGTACTTGAGTCATCGTGACAAAGATGAACAAACCATGGATGACATCAGCATTTTGTCTCAGACTTTGTGTGCACAAAGGGGAAGTCACCTGTTCCCAGGAAATAAGATTAAGAGAAATTGTTTTGATTGTAGGAGCTAAACTACGACTAAACTACGACTGCTTTGTCCCAAACtctgaaacatgttttctttaaaatatcgCCAAACATCCaccatttatcgtagaaagaaactgtgaaaatagGCTTTATCctcaaaatttgaactttcttaTCATCCTTGAACGGGTCAtggttacaaaagtttctgctgaaaaaataacaaaaatgaagcttaaaattgtggtATTTCTGTCaaagtcactttattctacCCGTCTTTAAAACATCATCAAAATATACCATTTTTAATAACtcgatcctgttaaaaacattaaattctgctcctcagagacactttgaagacatgattgattctgctgcaTTTCAAAGTAATCTGACACAACTCTAAATTCATATgactgaatttatatataatatatccatTAATACAATTTATACATGTCTTGATATCTCTTAAGAAATATGTGTCATATTTGCCCTGATATCTCTGTAGGATAGTAACCCTAAATATCGGTGCTTgatgatttaaccctttgaacaTCAAATATGCAtcatttattgtagaaaaaaaactgtaaaaacaggcgttgttgtccttgaacggatcatggttacaaaagtttctgctgaaaaagtaaccaaaatgaagcttaaaattgtgataattctgtcaaaatcagattttaataatctaaataataatagatttaataatcttaattcaagaaatcttgtctgtccatgcagcaagataatctcCCTCTGAAGTGatgtaaaagatgtaaaagacaaaatgaccaaaaaaagacacaaaaggaccaaaaaaagacaaaaaaataaacaaaaaagacacagaaatacacaaaaagacaaaaaaaaggaacaaaaaagacacacaaaatgaccaaaaaaagaccaaaacaggacacaaaaaaagacacaaaaagacgtaaaatgacaaaaaaaaaaaaacccactaaaaaaagacacaaagtttttctttttatctctgtaagaaacaaataatcatcaggtcactctgctcgggccagttcatcgcttgcttgcagctttaatttatcttttaagagttaatttcttattttaagtgttcaacatgcttatttctagatttaacaatcttaatttaagaaatcttgtcaaggtaaattatctgtccatgcagcaagatcatttccctcagatttactgtttttatcttgttcttagacacaccttttttgcagtgtacagtgaGTTAAATGTCTTGGTATCCAGAGTGTTGAACTGATCCAGTTTCCTCCTCCGCAGCCAGAACACCCTAACCCCGGTGTTCGGTACCCGGGAACAGACCGCGTGGCCTACCTCCCTGACAGCCCTGAGGGGAACCGTGTGCTGGGCCTGCTGCGCCGGGCCTTCGAACAGCGCCTTATCTTCACCATCGGTACCTCCATGACTACAGGCATGCAAAATGTCATCACCTGGAATGACATTCACCACAAGACCTCAATATGGGGCGGGCCACGCTGGTGAGCATACCAAATATatttacagttgcaagaaaaagcatGTGAACCCTCTGGAATTAcatggttttctgcattaatttgtcataaaatgtgatctgatctgcatcaccttggatgtttgatggatgtgttcaataaagacatgaaatattataattatttgtgtggtattaggttaagcacgttGTATTTGTCTATACTTGCAACTTAGATGCAAATAAGATCacgttttatgacaaattaatgcaaactaggtcatttcaaagggttcacacactttttttattgcgactgtatatgagaaaagaataacgaacattacaaaataacttaatatgacaaaccctagtaagggcagcatttatatataaagaaagaaaaaaatgtaactatattgatatatgtgatatggtctaattccatatcacatttaaaaatatatagataaatcTTTTATATCTACTAAATACTgtcagttaaccctctgaacaccaacttatgttttctttaagtatTCACCAAAAatgcaccatttatcatagaaagaaactttaaaaacattagCTTTATTGTTGGAATTATGACTTTCTGACAGTCTTtcaatggatcataggttacaaatgttttgttagaaaaagtaaccaaaacaaagctttcaattgtgatatttctgtaaaaaaaaaatcacttttttctaaatttctcATGTCTCATTAAAAACGTTGCCAAAATAAACCGTTTAACTagactagatcctgttaaaaacattaaattctgctcctcagcgtcACTGTGatgccatgattgattctgctgagacgaacagtcacatgagaaatattcactgaaaatctgtttacacagagcagagaggagaggacaggagaggttgcaagtaaAGGTGTAAagatgcaaatagttcaatatatatatatagcatgtggACCCAATTTATTTTCCAGTATTCATGACAATTATaagcacttggaaaagtgttgtataaaaAGTATACAAGTCTTTTAGCTGGTGGCAAATGGCCACTGAGATAAAAGTAGGGccgggcgatatggaccaaaagtcatatcccgatatgtttaggctgaatatcgatatatatcctgatatttttatcgtacAGTGAGAGCaagtgttcagtcaaagtcaactacaacatgtcacaagtagttttattgaaactgtttatttaagtgaacataaatactgtataacaacaggagtacctttttttcccttaaaaataaataaataataacgttcacatttaaataatgaataaaaaatcttaaataaaaatagcctaattttttctgaaataaatatatttacagttgcaagaaaaagcatGTGAACCCTCTGGAATTACACGGGTTTCTGCATTaatgtgtcataaaatgtgacctGATCTGCATCActttgaatatttatatatatttatatatatttacttgcACTACTGTACAGTTAGATctgcattttttatataatctaTACCTGTATatactgcttttttaaaatatataattcattcctgtatattTTGCACTATGATTCACTTAATTACTGCTTAAGCACTCCTAGTTAGATGCTATATTTGCATTTcattgctttgtacttgtgacatgtgcaataacAACATGTCTTTTATAAGGatatatggcccagccctaggtAAAAGCCTCAACGATTCCTTTAACAGGTGTTGTTGCAGAGAAAAATGTCCCTGTAAAGACAGATGTAATTCAAGTTCCTGACAGGGAAATGCTTTTAGTTGATGTCCTTGGCTAGATGGCACTATTTCTTGCCCGAGCTCATTCAAATGCAGTGACGGCTCTTTTTATTCCTCCTGACAGTTTTGGCTACCCAGACCCCACTTACCTGGTGCGAGTgacggaggagctcagagagaaaGGCATCACGGCGGACTGACTGACGGCATGAAAATGATTCTTCCAAGACTTTGCAGGACTTTCCGAGTGTCCCTGCGGTGGACTTGACTCGGCTCCAGGTTGTCCTCCGAGACCGCCCGTCCCCCCGAGAGGACGGCTGAAGACGAGGCCCTCAGCAGACAGGCGTCTAATGCTGCAGCAGAGTCCACTTCGCTCCACTACTTGTTCTTCTGTTTGTTCCTTTCTCCTTCAGATTTAACACACTTCTACATGTGAAAGAAAATACTCTGAGTGCAGTGCATTCTCGTATTACACAATCCTCTACCTGTCACTGCTGGCAACAGGGCTGATGcacttatttaaccctttgatgcacaatatTGACccctctaatgcacaacatgggtcaaaaatgacctgcattcattcattccccatgttgtttaatgctgctgtgtgtttctgtgctctatcttttgatatcaacttattttatgatttgaatattccaagtattctttaaatatcttgtttttgataacaactgatcattatttacattttgtctctcatactttatgaagaaaaaacgtttttgtattattatatagctaactacttgtctaagtagcttgctaagctactAAATAGGCAAGaagttggctaagtagttagcttagcacgctacttagctaaatacttagccaggaagttagctaagtatttagcttagcaagctacttagttaaatacttagccaagaagtttacttcactttatgaagaaaaaacgtttttgtattattacatagctaactacttggctaagtagcttgctaagctaactacatagcaaagaagttagctaagttgttagcctagcaagctacttagccaagaagttagctaagttgttagcttagcaagtttcttagctaaaaaatggatattggtaatttttgacccatgttgtgcattagaagagtagtgacacaaaaagggattttattaaaaaaataatgaaggaaaacataaaattaggatgtatgatgatcaaaaacaaactaattgaggaaaacctggaatactgaatgatgaaaataatttattgcaaagatatagaacataaaaactctgtcggggcactttagaccatgttgtgcatcaaagggttaagagcaTTGTGGCGTGTTGAAATTCATGGtacttattatatattatttaggaAATCTAAGTTAGATGTTATAAAGACAGTTTATgttatattaatgtttatttctaCTCGGGGGATTACTTTATTTTGTACAAGCACacattgtttgtgtttaatcTCCTCAGAAACGTTTCAGTAAGTCTCTAATTTGAATGTTACTAATTACCTGTTGTAAGGAGGATGACGACTTGGGTTATAACGGACGGCAGAATAGCACTGCGTCAGACGgaaataattcattttcagaAGTTATTGCAATCTAAAGCACTCACAGGCACTTTTGTAAAGGGAGtcaattctttctttttttcgtCTCAGTG encodes:
- the dtx3 gene encoding probable E3 ubiquitin-protein ligase DTX3 isoform X2, with protein sequence MSVRAGQGSDEVLVSQAVWDYLAAAGRPWLIDFQHKQGMSAGIIRRGERGGCCAVRLQPVDGGGGGGSRNGGGGAAGLMDDGPISSETRKAFIDLCRCARKEMSKQDGGSKRKRALLPCVGVLEPNGEGSLLQPPPPQPRRSQRQQQRFRKPADEEACAMLHEASHRKDVDPGLASHSDVEDNSTCSICMGDVVEKTTLEKCGHSFCRSCLDQAFKVKKACPVCRLVYGQLIGNQPANGTMIVERDPDLELPGHEGFGCICIIYSFPPGLQAPEHPNPGVRYPGTDRVAYLPDSPEGNRVLGLLRRAFEQRLIFTIGTSMTTGMQNVITWNDIHHKTSIWGGPRCFGYPDPTYLVRVTEELREKGITAD
- the dtx3 gene encoding probable E3 ubiquitin-protein ligase DTX3 isoform X1 codes for the protein MGSQVSSDEMSVRAGQGSDEVLVSQAVWDYLAAAGRPWLIDFQHKQGMSAGIIRRGERGGCCAVRLQPVDGGGGGGSRNGGGGAAGLMDDGPISSETRKAFIDLCRCARKEMSKQDGGSKRKRALLPCVGVLEPNGEGSLLQPPPPQPRRSQRQQQRFRKPADEEACAMLHEASHRKDVDPGLASHSDVEDNSTCSICMGDVVEKTTLEKCGHSFCRSCLDQAFKVKKACPVCRLVYGQLIGNQPANGTMIVERDPDLELPGHEGFGCICIIYSFPPGLQAPEHPNPGVRYPGTDRVAYLPDSPEGNRVLGLLRRAFEQRLIFTIGTSMTTGMQNVITWNDIHHKTSIWGGPRCFGYPDPTYLVRVTEELREKGITAD